A window of the Helianthus annuus cultivar XRQ/B chromosome 4, HanXRQr2.0-SUNRISE, whole genome shotgun sequence genome harbors these coding sequences:
- the LOC110924523 gene encoding uncharacterized protein LOC110924523, whose translation MLNLKKQNSSFLEFLADRNHNPFAVCNGYLNFSRVRHRDVQIGFFGKTESVIYEANENRYLKKGDDFLNPFIDIFTYTSSSGDGTTCHTNENAPNPSPKKTIADSLSINNAYDTYNKPPKLMAIEDYNRWASRFEEWLQAFAYQSWKSMKSGFNIGRTDYENLTDTPEENFIAEQKCIALLHQSVRDDIISLIEYKDSRDLWEKLKMKCVGGAEIVKNKKKLLRKEFDLFGCLKNESVSKMIERFGHLKLEFARYEIVYTQEESVDKLFDSLPDEKDWQYFSLMLKNTVKSTNLTVDLLIERPQQCTKLQRRSSQAADVFLASILESYESLVAGKIGNTNLTKEDYDQIDPEEMELIDIRWCMASAVRRAQRFMEITGRYSIGGPSTKLGFDKSKVTCFKCKQKGHFRRECRNAAADETANPFREDYYKRAIYHQNKSESPRMKQKMLALTMKDRHYRAWKEAKSAKRWDVDRECYLDPKGNILVEPSTLLVETLIEQIAEEEEARQRMWWGSEEEEKEKELQSKKVDDGIIDTTKEFTAENLKKKAYKVLAAKELEVESKSRNESKSKVSSNDSTNESGKTDKAKTESDCKNCMKDCKVCSTLAYLSGKKTEELSERVKEVENQILSPDKLVKASNDRIKELTDKPEKYKIDVERIGKENEKLIHENRQIPENYEKLKRTTKDSDERNDKTMKENFQL comes from the exons ATGCTAAATCTGAAAAAACAAAATTCTAGTTTTCTAGAGTTCCTTGCGGACCGTAACCATAACCCCTTTGCGGTCTGCAATGGGTATTTGAATTTTTCGCGCGTCAGACATAGAGATGTACAAATTGGTTTTTTTGGAAAAACCGAATCGGTTATCTATGAAGCGAATGaaaatcg gTACTTAAAGAAGGGTGATGATTTTCTGAATCCGTTCATTGACATTTTTACCTATACTAGCAGTTCAGGAGATGGCACAACATGCCACACAAATGAAAATGCACCAAACCCGAGTCCGAAGAAAACCATTGCTGATTCTTTGAGTATTAATAATGCCTACGACACCTACAACAAACCGCCCAAGCTAATGGCTATAGAGGATTACAACAGATGGGCTAGTAGATTTGAGGAATGGCTACAGGCATTTGCATATCAAAGTTGGAAGAGTATGAAAAGTGGTTTTAACATCGGAAGAACTGACTACGAAAATCTAACTGATACTCCAGAAGAGAATTTCATTGCAGAACAGAAATGCATCGCTTTACTTCATCAATCAGTGAGAGATGATATTATATCATTAATTGAATACAAAGATTCCAGAGATCTATGGGAGAAATTAAAGATGAAGTGTGTGGGTGGTGCTGAAATtgttaaaaataagaaaaaactGTTGAGAAAAGAATTCGATCTGTTTGGGTGTTTGAAAAATGAGTCTGTGTCAAAGATGATAGAAAGATTTGGTCACTTAAAGTTGGAATTTGCAAGATATGAAATTGTGTATACTCAGGAAGAATCGGTTGATAAGCTGTTTGACTCACTGCCGGATGAGAAAGATTGGCAGTATTTTTCTTTAATGCTGAAGAACACAGTGAAGTCGACTAATCTGACAGTTGATTTACTAATCGAAAG ACCTCAACAATGTACAAAACTTCAGCGAAGAAGCAGCCAAGCAGCAGATGTGTTTTTAGCATCCATCTTAGAATCATATGAGAGCCTTGTTGCTGGAAAGATCGGAAACACAAACCTCaccaaggaagattatgatcaaatcgaccccgaagagatggagttgatagATATTagatggtgtatggcgagtgcgGTCAGAAGGGCTCAAAGATTCATGGAGATAACAGGCAGATACTCCATTGGCGGACCTTCAACAAAgctaggttttgataaatcaaaggtcACATGCTTTAAATGCAAGCAAAAGGGGCATTTTAGACGAGAATGTCGAAATGCAGCTGCTGATGAAACGGCCAACCCATTCCGTGAGGACTATTATAAAAGAGCCATCTATCATCAAAACAAATCCGAATCTCCCAGAATGAAACA AAAGATGTTAGCCCTAACCATGAAAGACAGACATTATCGTGCATGGAAAGAGGCTAAAAGCGCGAAGAGATGGGACGTTGACAGAGAATGCTATTTGGATCCTAAGGGAAATATACTTGTGGAACCATCAACACTTCTTGTCGAGACTCTGATCGAGCAAATAGCAGAAGAGGAAGAAGCAAGACAGAGAATGTGGTGGGGAagtgaagaagaagagaaagagaaggaacTACAGTCGAAAAAGGTCGATGATGGGATAATCGACACGACGAAAGAATTTACAGCAGAAAATCTGAAGAAAAAGGCTTATAAAGTTCTTGCAGCGAAAGAATTAGAGGTAGAGTCTAAGTCCAGAAATGAGTCAAAGAGCAAGGTCAGTTCTAATGATTCAACAAATGAGTCAGGTAAGACTGATAAAGCCAAAACTGAgagtgactgcaaaaattgcatgaaagattGCAAGGTTTGTAGCACACTTGCTTACCTCAGTGGTAAAAAGACTGAAGAACTGTCAGAAAGAGTCAAAGAAGTTGAAAACCAGATCTTAAGTCCTGACAAGTTGGTAAAAGCTTCAAATGATAgaataaaagaattaactgataAACCTGAAAAATATAAAATTGACGTAGAACGAATcgggaaagaaaatgaaaagttaattcatgAAAACCGTCAAATTCCAGAAAATTATGAGAAGCTAAAAAGAACGActaaagattctgatgaaagaaatgaTAAAACAATGAAAGAAAACTTTCAACT ttaa
- the LOC110922935 gene encoding mitogen-activated protein kinase kinase kinase 18: protein MRTIGHTGGDTPNWVRRSCIGKGSFGVVHLAVNESDDSFTFAVKSVEQNSTEFVRCLENEIGILKSLSSPYVVQYIGDDTTCESSSVYRNLHMEYLPNGTLADVAKVNRTEEQSEICIGCYNENIRSYTRCLTSALNYIHARNVVHCDVKGANVLIGDTPDTAKLADFGSAIKFGVPFPGTRGTPQWMAPEVIRGEYVGPESDVWSLGCTVIEMLTGKPPWPDRGADTLRQIGYSDDIPEFPTRVPDDLHDFLNKCIKRKPSERWSCDQLLRHPFLLPCSSHSPPQITINDCKLSPRCVFDFPDSNSSNESTVENYQPHINTSTAKRRIGKLASNTRVNWESEGWETVRHVTEELTETTSECWEDAESGASYDYDVESTSCNARGTMVGGVYIESVNRYRCNIFVWLEKMFSIFVLINSNVIRHIQYTQWVNFKSKFLEIFGNI from the coding sequence ATGAGAACAATTGGTCACACTGGTGGTGATACACCCAACTGGGTTCGCCGGAGTTGCATCGGAAAAGGGTCATTTGGGGTGGTCCATCTCGCCGTTAATGAATCCGATGATAGTTTTACATTCGCTGTCAAATCCGTGGAGCAGAACTCCACGGAGTTTGTTCGGTGTTTGGAGAACGAGATTGGGATTTTGAAATCGTTGTCGTCGCCGTACGTTGTTCAGTACATTGGCGACGACACGACGTGTGAGTCGTCATCGGTGTACCGGAACTTACACATGGAGTACTTGCCAAATGGTACTCTGGCTGACGTGGCAAAAGTTAACCGAACAGAAGAACAAAGTGAGATTTGCATAGGATGTTACAATGAAAATATTAGGAGTTACACACGGTGTTTAACGTCCGCATTGAACTACATTCATGCCCGAAACGTTGTCCACTGTGACGTGAAAGGGGCGAATGTGCTGATCGGAGACACCCCCGATACAGCAAAGCTTGCTGACTTCGGGTCAGCGATCAAATTCGGTGTCCCGTTCCCAGGAACACGTGGGACGCCGCAGTGGATGGCCCCAGAGGTCATCCGAGGCGAGTATGTCGGACCAGAGTCTGACGTCTGGTCGCTAGGTTGTACGGTGATCGAGATGCTCACCGGAAAGCCCCCGTGGCCAGACCGGGGAGCCGACACACTCCGTCAAATCGGCTACTCCGACGATATACCCGAGTTTCCAACTCGGGTACCCGACGATTTACATGATTTTTTAAACAAGTGTATCAAACGAAAGCCGAGTGAGAGATGGAGCTGCGATCAGCTGCTACGACATCCATTTCTGCTACCGTGTTCTTCTCATTCACCGCCGCAGATCACAATCAATGACTGTAAATTATCACCCAGATGCGTGTTTGACTTTCCAGATTCAAATTCTTCAAACGAATCAACGGTCGAGAATTACCAACCCCACATTAACACATCAACCGCGAAACGGAGGATTGGTAAATTAGCTTCAAACACAAGGGTAAATTGGGAATCGGAAGGTTGGGAGACGGTGAGGCACGTGACAGAGGAATTGACTGAAACGACGTCGGAATGTTGGGAAGATGCAGAATCCGGTGCAAGTTATGATTACGATGTTGAAAGTACAAGTTGCAATGCACGGGGTACAATGGTCGGTGGGGTGTATATAGAGAGTGTAAATAGATATAGGTGTAACATATTTGTTTGGTTAGAAAAAATGTTTTCAATATTTGTTTTGATTAATTCGAATGTTATCCGACACATTCAGTACACGCAATGGGTTAACTTCAAATCCAAGTTTTTGGAGATTTTTGGCAACATCTAA